The Geothrix sp. genome window below encodes:
- a CDS encoding GIY-YIG nuclease family protein, producing MYLLQCADGTLYCGVALDVAARLAQHQAGKGAKYTRGRGPLELVYREGCGTKGDALRREREIKRMRREAKAALAATARP from the coding sequence GTGTATCTGCTCCAATGCGCGGACGGCACGCTCTACTGCGGTGTCGCCCTCGATGTGGCGGCGCGCCTGGCGCAGCATCAGGCGGGGAAGGGCGCCAAATACACCCGGGGCCGGGGCCCGCTGGAGCTGGTCTACCGCGAGGGGTGCGGCACGAAGGGCGATGCGCTGCGCCGGGAGCGGGAGATCAAGCGGATGCGGCGGGAGGCGAAAGCGGCGCTGGCGGCTACAGCGAGACCATGA
- a CDS encoding dihydroorotase — protein MSLLVKNVRLVDPAQNLDGPGLLLVVDGKVEAIATDAAALPKHEGVEVVDGGGAVLTPGLVDLHVHFREPGQTRKESIESGSRAAVAGGFTAVCAMANTKPVNDSVAITEMMLTRAAKAGLCRYFPIGTVSREMKGEELADMGTLKAAGCVAFSDDGLPISSASLMRRVLEYTRWLEVPVVAHEEDRDLAGKGYMHEGAVSASLGCLGIPAAAEEAMVARDIVLAEHTGGHLHLAHLSTKGSLRMVREAKARGLKVTCEVTPHHFALSDKELMKFDSDYKMNPPLRTEADIQAVLEALADGTVDAIATDHAPHGWDDKEVELPIAAFGVIGLETALPLTLELLVNRKVISLAKAISLLTWEPAKVFHLDQQGLGALKPGAPADFVLFDPSAQVQVDRAFIQSKSYNTPFKGWSLPGKILGTWVGGKRVWG, from the coding sequence ATGTCCCTCCTCGTGAAGAATGTCCGCCTGGTCGATCCTGCGCAGAACCTGGACGGGCCCGGCCTGCTGCTGGTGGTGGACGGGAAGGTGGAGGCCATTGCCACGGACGCCGCGGCCCTGCCGAAGCACGAAGGCGTGGAGGTGGTCGACGGCGGCGGCGCGGTGCTGACGCCGGGCCTCGTGGATCTTCATGTGCACTTCCGCGAGCCGGGGCAGACCCGCAAGGAGAGCATCGAGAGCGGCAGCCGGGCGGCGGTGGCGGGTGGCTTCACCGCCGTGTGCGCCATGGCCAACACCAAGCCCGTGAACGACAGCGTGGCCATCACGGAGATGATGCTCACCCGCGCCGCAAAAGCCGGCCTCTGCCGCTACTTCCCCATCGGTACCGTCAGCCGCGAGATGAAGGGCGAGGAGCTGGCCGACATGGGCACGCTGAAGGCCGCCGGTTGCGTGGCCTTCTCCGATGATGGCCTACCCATCTCCAGCGCCTCGCTCATGCGCCGCGTCCTGGAATACACGCGCTGGCTCGAGGTGCCCGTGGTGGCGCACGAAGAGGATCGCGACCTCGCCGGCAAGGGCTACATGCACGAAGGCGCCGTGAGTGCATCGCTGGGTTGCCTGGGCATCCCCGCCGCCGCCGAAGAGGCCATGGTGGCCCGGGACATCGTGCTGGCCGAGCACACCGGCGGCCACCTGCACCTGGCCCACCTCAGCACCAAGGGCTCCCTGCGCATGGTGCGCGAAGCCAAGGCCCGGGGGCTGAAGGTCACCTGCGAGGTGACGCCCCACCACTTCGCCCTGTCGGACAAGGAGCTGATGAAGTTCGACAGCGACTACAAGATGAACCCGCCCCTGCGCACCGAAGCCGACATCCAGGCCGTGCTGGAGGCCCTGGCCGATGGCACCGTGGACGCCATCGCCACGGATCACGCCCCCCACGGCTGGGACGACAAGGAAGTCGAGCTGCCCATCGCCGCCTTCGGCGTCATCGGCCTGGAGACCGCCCTGCCCCTCACGCTCGAGCTGCTGGTGAACAGGAAGGTCATCAGCCTGGCCAAGGCCATCAGCCTGCTCACCTGGGAGCCCGCCAAGGTCTTCCACCTCGACCAGCAGGGCCTCGGCGCCTTGAAGCCCGGCGCCCCCGCCGACTTCGTCCTCTTCGACCCCAGCGCCCAGGTCCAGGTGGACCGCGCCTTCATCCAGTCCAAGTCCTACAACACCCCCTTCAAAGGCTGGAGCCTCCCCGGGAAGATCCTGGGAACCTGGGTGGGTGGGAAGCGAGTCTGGGGCTAG
- a CDS encoding SRPBCC domain-containing protein yields the protein MSVFRHSRDIPARPESVFSAIQDPERLARWWGPDGFTNTFQTFEFWPGGAWLFTMHGPDGTDYPNQSEFLDIVPPSRVRIKHVNLPHFELSLSLGPSATGTLVSWVGVFENQDFAENMRSFLETANEQNLDRLVREVSAGASHGG from the coding sequence ATGTCCGTCTTCCGCCACTCCCGAGACATTCCGGCTCGTCCTGAATCCGTGTTTTCGGCCATCCAGGATCCCGAGCGGCTGGCCCGCTGGTGGGGCCCGGATGGGTTCACGAATACCTTTCAGACCTTCGAGTTCTGGCCCGGAGGGGCGTGGCTGTTCACCATGCATGGTCCCGATGGGACCGACTATCCAAACCAATCGGAGTTCCTGGACATCGTTCCCCCTTCACGGGTTCGGATCAAACATGTGAACCTGCCGCATTTCGAGCTTTCCCTGTCTCTGGGACCCAGCGCGACCGGAACCCTCGTCTCCTGGGTCGGCGTGTTTGAAAATCAGGACTTCGCCGAGAACATGCGCTCGTTCCTCGAGACCGCCAATGAGCAGAACCTGGACCGCCTGGTTCGTGAAGTCAGCGCCGGTGCGTCGCACGGCGGCTGA
- a CDS encoding ABC transporter ATP-binding protein, which yields MSLVIDALLLERADGVRLLGPLSLSLAPGERLGLAGESGSGKSLLTQALFDVLPPGVRQAGGSISAFGVPLDRPGAARDRLRGARISWVPQDPGQALNPLLTLAQHLTLLPELHRGESTSTALARLTPLLEHLRLPADAAFLRRFPHQLSGGQRQRLGLAMALSCDPELLVLDEPTTALDPTTQRAFVDLVLDLQRQRGLGFLWITHDLALAAQACDRLLVLYGGEPMEAGPVARLLGAPRHPYTARLVEASRRQPSRESGFLPAPQDRPAGCPFRPRCAVASGACAAWAPWQGTPGRGFRCEQPLPSADWSSPCTPCSAPST from the coding sequence ATGTCCCTGGTCATCGATGCACTGCTCCTGGAACGGGCGGACGGCGTCCGTCTGCTGGGGCCCCTGAGCCTTTCCCTGGCCCCCGGGGAGCGCCTGGGGCTGGCGGGGGAGAGCGGGTCAGGCAAGAGCCTGCTGACCCAGGCCTTGTTTGATGTGCTGCCCCCGGGAGTGCGGCAGGCGGGGGGCTCGATCTCGGCCTTCGGCGTACCCCTGGACCGGCCCGGCGCAGCGCGGGACCGCCTTCGGGGCGCCCGGATCAGCTGGGTGCCTCAGGATCCCGGCCAGGCCCTGAATCCCCTCCTGACCCTGGCCCAGCACTTGACCCTGTTGCCAGAGCTCCACCGCGGAGAATCCACCTCGACCGCCCTGGCCCGGCTGACGCCCCTGCTGGAGCATCTGCGCCTGCCAGCGGATGCGGCTTTCCTGAGGCGCTTCCCGCACCAGCTCAGCGGGGGCCAGCGCCAGCGCCTCGGCCTTGCCATGGCGCTTTCCTGCGATCCAGAGCTGCTGGTGCTGGACGAGCCCACCACAGCCCTGGATCCGACGACGCAGAGGGCCTTCGTGGATCTGGTGCTCGACCTCCAGCGGCAGCGGGGCCTCGGCTTCCTGTGGATCACCCACGATCTGGCCCTGGCGGCCCAGGCCTGCGACCGCCTGCTGGTGCTGTACGGAGGTGAACCCATGGAGGCCGGGCCGGTCGCCCGGCTGCTGGGGGCCCCACGCCATCCCTACACGGCCCGCCTGGTGGAGGCCTCCCGGCGCCAGCCATCCCGCGAATCCGGTTTCCTGCCCGCGCCCCAGGATCGCCCGGCGGGTTGTCCCTTCCGCCCCCGGTGTGCCGTCGCCTCGGGAGCCTGCGCCGCCTGGGCGCCCTGGCAGGGAACACCTGGCCGGGGTTTCCGTTGCGAGCAGCCCCTGCCGTCCGCAGACTGGTCCTCTCCATGCACCCCCTGCTCCGCACCCTCGACCTGA
- a CDS encoding DUF3309 family protein produces MLVLLIVILLLMSLGSLPTWPHSKQWGYFPSSGLGLVVVVLLVLLVLGRV; encoded by the coding sequence ATGCTCGTGCTCTTGATCGTCATTCTGCTCCTGATGTCCCTCGGCAGCCTTCCCACTTGGCCCCACAGCAAGCAATGGGGCTATTTCCCGAGCAGTGGCCTGGGCCTGGTCGTGGTGGTGCTCCTCGTCCTGCTGGTCCTGGGCCGGGTCTAG
- a CDS encoding nuclear transport factor 2 family protein, protein MRPKTRVAAWVEAFNRGDADALAAMYHTDAVNHQVAESPVEGREAIHAMFAREFAAAEMVCLVENLFEDGEWAILEWRDPLGLRGCGFFRVVGGLIVFQRGYWDKLSFLRQHGLPIPPN, encoded by the coding sequence ATGAGGCCGAAGACCCGCGTGGCCGCCTGGGTCGAGGCCTTCAACCGCGGTGATGCCGATGCCCTGGCCGCGATGTACCACACGGACGCAGTGAACCACCAGGTGGCGGAATCCCCGGTGGAGGGCCGGGAGGCGATCCACGCCATGTTCGCCCGGGAGTTCGCCGCCGCGGAGATGGTCTGCCTCGTGGAGAACCTCTTCGAGGACGGCGAGTGGGCCATCCTCGAATGGCGCGATCCCCTGGGCCTGCGGGGCTGCGGCTTCTTCCGCGTGGTCGGCGGGCTGATCGTCTTCCAGCGCGGCTACTGGGACAAGCTCAGCTTCCTCCGCCAGCACGGCCTGCCCATTCCGCCGAACTGA
- a CDS encoding SgcJ/EcaC family oxidoreductase: MHRLNRSSVLPLVLTLAITADHIFAQASVPAPAPTATAASLPSVALPPDLDRVLRDYETAWQRRDATALADLFAEDGFVLAQGKAPVRGRAAIREAYADAGGALSLRALAYATDGSLGYILGGFTHRAGAPDAGKFVLTLRRGAGGRWLIVSDMDNPNHPPRRMGPPEVVR, translated from the coding sequence ATGCACCGCCTGAACCGATCCTCCGTCCTGCCTCTGGTCCTGACCCTAGCCATCACCGCAGACCACATCTTCGCGCAAGCCTCCGTACCCGCCCCTGCGCCCACGGCCACGGCGGCCTCCCTGCCCTCCGTGGCGCTGCCGCCAGACCTCGACCGCGTGCTGCGCGACTACGAGACCGCCTGGCAGCGCCGCGACGCCACAGCCCTGGCCGACCTCTTCGCCGAGGACGGATTCGTCCTGGCCCAGGGCAAGGCGCCGGTCCGCGGCCGGGCCGCGATCCGGGAGGCCTACGCCGATGCAGGCGGGGCGCTGTCCCTGCGCGCCCTGGCCTACGCCACGGATGGATCCCTCGGCTACATCCTCGGCGGCTTCACCCACCGGGCCGGAGCGCCCGACGCCGGCAAGTTCGTGCTGACCCTCCGGCGCGGCGCGGGAGGCCGGTGGCTCATCGTGTCCGACATGGACAATCCGAACCACCCGCCCCGGCGAATGGGCCCGCCGGAGGTGGTGCGATGA
- a CDS encoding YdcH family protein, with amino-acid sequence MDFLRPELQERLMKEHFEFRKLMEEHKAADTRLGDLQRKPSLSAKESLEEVELKKTKLRAKERIYHIVQEASRHAEQ; translated from the coding sequence ATGGATTTTCTGCGCCCAGAGCTTCAGGAGCGCCTGATGAAGGAACACTTTGAATTTCGGAAGCTGATGGAGGAGCACAAGGCTGCCGACACACGCCTGGGCGATCTCCAGCGGAAGCCGAGCCTCTCCGCCAAGGAGTCCCTGGAAGAGGTGGAACTGAAGAAGACCAAGCTGCGCGCAAAGGAACGGATCTATCACATCGTGCAGGAGGCCTCAAGGCACGCCGAACAGTAA
- a CDS encoding DUF4440 domain-containing protein: MRSSLAAALFPLVSLPSSAQGLPPPVQTQPHNQGFVQISKQWLAAYNDGDTKLLGRLYAIDAQYISGHVPGLVAIGREKVISYFQAGIQLGGHIDSLTVLSVSESCNLATVLCEYRANNAGQKANGKSLLLFRKEGDHWLIYLHMTVV; the protein is encoded by the coding sequence ATGAGGTCATCACTTGCGGCAGCTCTTTTCCCTCTGGTGTCGCTTCCGTCCAGCGCCCAAGGGCTACCGCCACCGGTTCAAACCCAACCTCACAATCAGGGATTCGTACAGATCTCCAAACAGTGGTTAGCCGCATACAACGACGGCGACACCAAGCTTCTGGGACGGCTGTACGCAATAGATGCCCAATATATTTCGGGCCATGTCCCCGGATTGGTTGCGATCGGACGAGAGAAGGTAATTTCGTACTTCCAGGCTGGTATTCAATTGGGTGGGCATATCGATAGCCTCACCGTTCTTTCGGTTTCCGAATCTTGCAATCTGGCGACCGTTTTGTGTGAATACCGTGCAAACAACGCAGGTCAGAAGGCAAACGGTAAGTCTTTGTTGCTTTTCAGAAAAGAAGGCGATCATTGGCTGATCTACCTTCACATGACAGTCGTTTAA
- the guaB gene encoding IMP dehydrogenase, protein MLTLPLMRALTFDDVLLVPGYSEIHPNQVDLGTRLTKDISLRIPLISAAMDTVTESRMAIALAQLGGIGIVHKNLQPERQAEEVDKVKRSESGMITDPITIGPDAPIRDAEALMAKFRISGVPVVEGHRLVGILTNRDLRFETRWDIPVREAMTKDNLVTVPVGTTLQEAKGILQKHRIEKLLVVDAQGQLKGLITVKDIEKSIEYPNACKDSHGRLRVGAAVGVGKDLLDRAAALVEAKVDVLCLDSSHGHSRGVLEAVKALKKAYPSLPLVAGNVATYQGAKDLAKAGADAVKVGIGPGSICTTRIVTGAGMPQITAVAEASRACREAGITCIADGGIKFSGDVAKAIAAGADCVMIGSLFAGTDEAPGETIFYGGRTFKAYRGMGSLGAMKQGSKDRYFQEGKDDTKLVPEGIEGQVPYKGKMGDLVTQLMGGLRAGMGLSGGATIADFHQKATFVEISGAGLRESHAHDVMITKEAPNYRME, encoded by the coding sequence ATGCTGACCTTGCCCCTGATGCGCGCCCTCACCTTCGACGATGTCCTGCTCGTCCCTGGCTACTCGGAGATCCACCCCAACCAGGTGGACCTGGGCACCCGGCTCACCAAGGACATCTCCCTGCGCATCCCCCTGATCTCGGCGGCCATGGACACGGTGACGGAAAGCCGCATGGCCATCGCCCTGGCCCAGCTGGGCGGCATCGGCATCGTCCACAAGAACCTGCAACCCGAGCGCCAGGCCGAGGAAGTGGACAAGGTGAAGCGGTCCGAGTCCGGCATGATCACCGATCCCATCACCATCGGGCCCGATGCGCCCATCCGCGATGCCGAGGCGCTCATGGCCAAGTTCCGCATCAGCGGCGTGCCCGTGGTGGAGGGCCATCGCCTGGTGGGCATTCTCACGAACCGCGACCTGCGCTTCGAGACCCGCTGGGACATTCCCGTGCGGGAGGCCATGACCAAGGACAACCTGGTCACCGTGCCCGTGGGCACCACCCTCCAGGAGGCCAAGGGCATCCTCCAGAAGCACCGCATCGAGAAGCTGCTGGTGGTGGATGCCCAGGGCCAGCTCAAGGGCCTCATCACCGTGAAGGACATCGAGAAGTCCATCGAGTACCCCAACGCCTGCAAGGACAGCCACGGGCGCCTGCGCGTGGGCGCCGCCGTGGGCGTGGGCAAGGATCTGCTGGACCGCGCCGCCGCCCTGGTGGAGGCCAAGGTGGATGTGCTCTGCCTGGACAGCTCCCACGGCCACAGCAGAGGCGTGCTCGAGGCCGTGAAGGCCCTCAAGAAGGCCTACCCCTCCCTGCCCCTGGTGGCCGGCAATGTCGCCACCTACCAAGGCGCCAAGGACCTGGCGAAGGCCGGGGCGGACGCTGTGAAGGTGGGCATCGGGCCCGGCTCCATCTGCACCACCCGCATCGTCACCGGCGCGGGCATGCCCCAGATCACCGCCGTGGCCGAGGCCAGTCGGGCCTGCCGCGAGGCGGGCATCACCTGCATCGCCGATGGCGGCATCAAGTTCAGCGGCGATGTGGCCAAAGCCATCGCCGCGGGCGCCGACTGCGTGATGATCGGCAGCCTCTTCGCCGGCACGGATGAGGCCCCGGGCGAGACCATCTTCTACGGCGGACGCACCTTCAAGGCCTACCGCGGCATGGGCAGCCTGGGCGCCATGAAGCAGGGCAGCAAGGACCGCTACTTCCAGGAAGGCAAGGACGACACCAAGCTCGTGCCCGAGGGCATCGAGGGCCAGGTTCCCTACAAGGGCAAGATGGGCGACCTCGTCACCCAGCTCATGGGCGGCCTGCGGGCCGGCATGGGCCTCAGCGGCGGCGCCACCATCGCCGACTTCCACCAGAAGGCCACCTTCGTGGAGATCAGCGGTGCCGGCCTGCGCGAAAGCCACGCCCACGATGTGATGATCACCAAGGAAGCCCCGAACTACCGGATGGAATAG
- a CDS encoding DUF2188 domain-containing protein encodes MKNYHLAKEGNAWALKPEGGRRPVVHAATKAEAIGQTRVYMQQHAGSVKIHKEDGQIQEERTYPRSMDPRRIKS; translated from the coding sequence ATGAAAAATTATCACCTCGCCAAGGAAGGAAACGCCTGGGCCCTCAAGCCTGAGGGCGGCCGCCGGCCCGTCGTCCACGCGGCGACCAAGGCCGAGGCCATTGGACAGACGCGGGTCTACATGCAGCAGCATGCGGGCTCGGTGAAGATCCACAAGGAAGACGGCCAGATCCAGGAGGAGCGGACCTATCCGAGGTCCATGGATCCCCGGCGCATCAAGAGCTGA
- a CDS encoding energy transducer TonB, with translation MHPLLRTLDLTPGARTESSVHDLRPISQAAAARSHAVPVLLSLGLTPLLVYGLCLSLLAPASLQSARSGVSLAVRSVTLLLQEPAAPAHLKEPVRNLVGPEGPGGAGHREGTSTLDPRLAGIQTSARSMPTDAVDPDELSLSPRAERIGLSLNPALPLQAGGNGLARGTGRDAARGPGGLIRPPVPVPVPDQKLVPLRQVPIYHRLAPGEEGAATRQPVRVRILIGDDGVPFQATVVSGPALLHEEALRAAREWRFEPLGGHGLKAPVSLTLTFHPNLLRQR, from the coding sequence ATGCACCCCCTGCTCCGCACCCTCGACCTGACGCCCGGCGCCAGGACGGAATCCTCGGTCCACGACCTGCGCCCCATCAGCCAGGCCGCCGCGGCCCGATCCCACGCCGTCCCGGTCCTCCTCAGCCTCGGTCTGACGCCGCTGCTGGTCTATGGGCTCTGCCTGAGTCTTCTCGCGCCCGCTTCGCTGCAGTCCGCCCGGAGCGGCGTCAGCCTCGCCGTCCGGTCCGTCACGCTCCTGCTGCAGGAACCCGCCGCCCCCGCCCATCTCAAAGAACCGGTCCGGAACCTCGTGGGCCCCGAGGGCCCCGGCGGAGCGGGCCACCGGGAGGGGACCTCCACGCTGGATCCAAGGCTGGCCGGCATCCAGACCTCAGCGCGGTCCATGCCCACCGATGCCGTGGATCCGGACGAACTGAGCCTCTCCCCCCGGGCGGAGCGGATCGGCCTATCCCTGAATCCCGCCCTCCCCCTGCAGGCCGGGGGCAACGGGCTGGCCCGGGGGACCGGGAGGGATGCCGCCCGGGGACCGGGAGGGCTCATCCGGCCCCCCGTTCCCGTACCGGTCCCGGATCAGAAGCTGGTCCCCCTCCGCCAGGTGCCCATCTACCACCGCCTCGCCCCCGGCGAGGAAGGCGCCGCCACCCGCCAGCCGGTGCGGGTGCGCATCCTCATCGGCGACGATGGCGTGCCCTTCCAGGCCACCGTGGTGTCCGGACCCGCCCTCCTGCACGAAGAGGCCCTCAGGGCCGCCCGGGAATGGCGCTTCGAGCCCCTGGGGGGCCATGGCCTCAAAGCCCCGGTGTCACTGACGCTCACCTTCCACCCCAACCTTCTGCGCCAGCGCTGA
- the rpe gene encoding ribulose-phosphate 3-epimerase gives MSHPPSLRPAAPLLAPSLLSADFTRLGEELRMIEAAGAQVVHVDVMDGRFVPNITIGLPVVESLRKATALPLDCHLMIVEPLRYAAEFVKAGADWVSVHQEADPHLHRTLAAIRQAGGKAGVVLNPGTPVEALVDLVGDFDFVLLMSVNPGFGGQSFIPRVLDKVKRLDALRTERGAPFFIQVDGGVSLKNAGDLVRAGADCLVAGNAVFKAADPRAAVANLLGEMAAGRQA, from the coding sequence ATGAGCCACCCCCCGAGCCTCCGCCCCGCCGCCCCCCTGCTGGCCCCGTCCCTGCTCTCCGCGGACTTCACGCGGCTGGGCGAGGAGCTGCGGATGATCGAGGCCGCCGGGGCCCAGGTGGTGCATGTGGATGTCATGGACGGCCGCTTCGTGCCGAACATCACCATCGGCCTGCCGGTGGTAGAGAGCCTGCGGAAGGCCACGGCGCTGCCCCTGGACTGCCATCTGATGATCGTGGAACCCCTGCGCTACGCGGCCGAGTTCGTGAAGGCCGGCGCCGACTGGGTGAGCGTCCACCAGGAGGCCGATCCCCACCTGCACCGCACCCTGGCCGCCATCCGCCAGGCGGGCGGCAAGGCCGGCGTGGTGTTGAACCCGGGAACCCCGGTGGAGGCGCTGGTGGATCTCGTCGGCGACTTCGACTTCGTGCTGCTCATGAGCGTGAATCCCGGCTTCGGCGGCCAGAGCTTCATCCCCCGCGTGCTCGACAAGGTGAAGCGCCTGGACGCCCTCCGCACCGAGCGCGGCGCGCCCTTCTTCATCCAGGTGGATGGCGGCGTGAGCCTGAAGAACGCGGGGGATCTGGTGCGGGCCGGCGCCGACTGCCTCGTGGCGGGCAATGCCGTGTTCAAGGCCGCGGATCCGCGCGCCGCCGTGGCGAACCTGCTGGGAGAGATGGCCGCCGGCCGCCAGGCCTGA
- the hutI gene encoding imidazolonepropionase — translation MSERRVLVNLRGLLTPNPAQAWAVDRIPEAALALEGGRVAWLGRAADLPATWADAPRVDGGGAWATPGFVDPHTHLLFGGNRSGEFNRRLHGVSYQQIAAEGGGIRETVRATRSATVAELVASGEARLKAFRERGVVHLECKTGYGLELEAESRLTAAYAELKRRGWSLDVTLLPAHDLAPEFGGDAEANARAVAEDWLPELVRRHPGVARFCDVFVETGVFSADQGRRIFEAGQRLGLIPRLHADELTWTGGAELAADLGAASADHLMFCSEAGMRAMAATGVTPVLLPATTLFLGMRDWAPARKMIDAGCRVALATDFNPGSCPCVDPLTVLRLGCLQLRMTFEEAFTAMTLHAARSLHHADLGHLHPGARAEVLLWDVEEMLELVYWVGEPYRPRFLPS, via the coding sequence ATGTCGGAACGCCGTGTACTCGTGAACCTCCGGGGCCTGCTGACCCCCAATCCTGCTCAGGCCTGGGCCGTGGATCGCATCCCGGAGGCAGCCCTGGCCCTGGAAGGTGGCCGGGTGGCCTGGCTGGGCCGGGCCGCCGACCTGCCGGCCACCTGGGCGGACGCGCCCCGGGTGGATGGCGGCGGGGCCTGGGCCACGCCGGGCTTCGTGGACCCGCACACCCACCTGCTCTTCGGGGGCAACCGGAGCGGCGAGTTCAACCGGCGGCTCCACGGCGTCAGCTATCAGCAGATCGCCGCCGAGGGAGGCGGCATCCGCGAGACCGTGCGCGCCACCCGGAGCGCCACGGTGGCAGAGCTGGTGGCCTCGGGCGAGGCGAGGCTGAAGGCCTTCCGTGAGCGCGGCGTGGTGCATCTCGAGTGCAAGACCGGGTACGGCCTGGAGCTGGAAGCGGAGTCCCGCCTCACCGCGGCCTACGCGGAACTGAAGCGGCGCGGCTGGAGCCTGGATGTAACGCTGCTGCCCGCCCATGATCTGGCGCCGGAATTCGGCGGGGATGCCGAGGCCAATGCCCGGGCCGTGGCCGAGGACTGGCTGCCGGAGCTGGTGCGCCGCCATCCCGGCGTGGCACGGTTCTGCGATGTGTTCGTAGAGACCGGCGTCTTCAGCGCCGACCAGGGCCGTCGCATCTTCGAGGCGGGACAGCGCCTGGGCCTGATCCCCCGCCTCCATGCGGACGAGCTCACCTGGACCGGCGGCGCCGAACTGGCCGCAGACCTGGGCGCCGCCAGCGCCGATCACCTCATGTTCTGCAGCGAGGCGGGCATGAGGGCCATGGCCGCGACGGGGGTCACTCCCGTGCTGCTGCCGGCGACCACGCTCTTCCTCGGCATGCGCGACTGGGCTCCCGCCCGGAAGATGATCGATGCGGGCTGCCGCGTGGCCCTGGCCACGGACTTCAACCCCGGGTCGTGCCCCTGCGTGGATCCCCTCACCGTGCTCCGTCTGGGCTGCCTCCAGCTGCGGATGACCTTCGAGGAGGCCTTCACCGCCATGACCCTCCACGCCGCCCGCAGCCTGCACCACGCCGACCTGGGCCACCTGCATCCCGGCGCCCGCGCCGAAGTGCTGCTGTGGGATGTGGAGGAGATGCTGGAACTCGTCTACTGGGTGGGCGAGCCCTACCGGCCGAGGTTCCTGCCCAGTTGA
- a CDS encoding TspO/MBR family protein, translated as MALYPMSKQVLGFFGWLSICFMAAALGALASVQAGAFYQSLMRPPWAPPGWLFGPVWTVLYILMAISAWLVWREHGFRKAGLALSLFLVQLAVNALWTWLFFVWHLGSLAFAEILILWLLILITAGMFGRRSRVAGALLVPYLAWVSFASVLTWAVWRGNLHILA; from the coding sequence ATGGCCCTCTATCCCATGTCCAAGCAGGTTCTAGGCTTCTTTGGGTGGCTCAGCATCTGTTTCATGGCCGCGGCACTCGGTGCACTCGCCTCTGTGCAAGCAGGCGCCTTCTATCAATCCCTCATGCGCCCCCCTTGGGCACCGCCTGGATGGCTTTTTGGCCCTGTTTGGACGGTCCTCTACATCCTCATGGCCATCTCAGCCTGGCTGGTATGGCGTGAGCACGGCTTTCGAAAAGCGGGCCTTGCACTGTCTCTATTCCTTGTCCAGTTAGCCGTGAACGCTTTATGGACCTGGTTGTTCTTTGTTTGGCATCTGGGCAGCCTGGCCTTTGCCGAGATCCTCATTCTGTGGTTGCTGATCCTCATCACAGCAGGGATGTTCGGGCGTCGAAGCCGGGTCGCCGGGGCTCTCCTTGTCCCCTATCTGGCCTGGGTATCTTTCGCCTCCGTCCTCACATGGGCCGTGTGGAGAGGCAATCTCCACATCCTCGCCTGA